A single region of the Streptomyces sp. NBC_01262 genome encodes:
- a CDS encoding glycoside hydrolase domain-containing protein has protein sequence MSGHRISKRRRYAAWSAAGVAALIGGALTANAATTSTTSRPAPSLYSGRAFDTCTAPKLSAMKAWKATKFYGAAAVYVGGKNRGCAQPQLTSSWVKSVSASGWKLIPLYVGAQPPCQTSSNPEKLTASTAASLGKTDGTDAVAKAAALGMKAGSAVYLDMEAYDITNTSCVSAVLTYIRAWDKAVHAKNYWAGFYGFKSTSAAAVAKATDRTDLPDILWYAYYDKVRTTTTDWPYASTLYTGHRRGHQYLVNSKETRGGVTITVDRSAWDAPVAIV, from the coding sequence TTGTCCGGTCACCGGATTTCGAAGCGTCGGCGCTACGCCGCCTGGTCGGCGGCCGGCGTGGCCGCGCTCATCGGAGGCGCGCTGACGGCCAACGCCGCCACCACCTCGACCACGTCGAGGCCGGCGCCCTCCCTGTACTCCGGCCGCGCGTTCGACACCTGCACCGCCCCCAAGCTGTCGGCGATGAAGGCATGGAAGGCCACGAAGTTCTACGGCGCCGCCGCCGTCTACGTCGGCGGCAAGAACCGGGGCTGCGCGCAGCCGCAGCTCACCTCGTCCTGGGTGAAGTCGGTGAGCGCCTCCGGCTGGAAGCTGATCCCGCTGTACGTCGGAGCGCAGCCGCCGTGCCAGACCAGCTCCAACCCGGAGAAGCTCACCGCGTCCACCGCGGCCTCGCTGGGCAAAACGGACGGCACGGACGCGGTCGCGAAGGCCGCCGCGCTCGGCATGAAGGCCGGCAGCGCGGTCTACCTGGACATGGAGGCGTACGACATCACCAACACCTCCTGCGTCAGCGCCGTCCTGACCTACATCCGCGCCTGGGACAAGGCCGTGCACGCCAAGAACTACTGGGCGGGCTTCTACGGCTTCAAGAGCACGAGCGCGGCGGCCGTCGCCAAGGCCACCGACCGCACGGACCTGCCCGACATCCTCTGGTACGCGTACTACGACAAGGTCAGGACCACGACCACGGACTGGCCGTACGCCTCGACGCTGTACACCGGGCACCGCCGGGGCCACCAGTACCTGGTCAACAGCAAGGAGACGCGCGGCGGGGTCACGATCACGGTGGACCGCAGTGCATGGGACGCGCCGGTGGCGATCGTCTAG
- a CDS encoding GNAT family N-acetyltransferase has protein sequence MVGQLVTERLLLRPWHIDDDEAALAIYGAPGVSGWLSPAMDRVPDVAAMRLVLQQWTGEAARLLPPAGRWAIELRENARVIGGAVLLPLPPRGEDLEMGWQLHPDAWGQGYATEAGRALARWAFAEGLDEVLAVARPTNDRAGATARRIGMEWVGETEKYYDMRLLVFRLRPGDLL, from the coding sequence ATGGTGGGACAACTGGTCACCGAACGGTTGCTGCTCCGGCCCTGGCACATCGACGACGACGAAGCCGCCCTCGCCATCTACGGCGCCCCCGGCGTCTCGGGCTGGCTCAGCCCGGCCATGGACCGAGTCCCAGACGTCGCCGCCATGCGGCTCGTCCTCCAGCAGTGGACCGGCGAGGCCGCCCGCCTCCTCCCACCCGCCGGCCGCTGGGCGATCGAGCTGCGCGAGAACGCCCGCGTCATCGGCGGCGCCGTCCTGCTGCCCCTGCCGCCGCGCGGCGAGGACCTGGAGATGGGCTGGCAGCTCCACCCCGACGCCTGGGGACAGGGCTACGCCACCGAGGCCGGCCGGGCCCTCGCCCGCTGGGCCTTCGCCGAGGGCCTCGACGAGGTCCTCGCCGTCGCCCGCCCCACCAACGACCGCGCCGGGGCGACCGCGCGCCGGATCGGCATGGAATGGGTCGGCGAGACCGAGAAGTACTACGACATGCGCCTGCTGGTGTTCCGCCTCCGCCCCGGCGACCTGCTGTGA
- a CDS encoding PP2C family protein-serine/threonine phosphatase, producing the protein MGGSEPEIDYRAVFHALPGAVMVMTPDLVVIEVNEAFARMTGREREELLGRSLFELFPDNPSDPAATGVRNLEASLSRVVDTAEPDSMALQRYDVEIPGRPGVFEERYWSPVNVPVLDADGKVALIVQRVEEVTELIRRRDSLGGEPADRRQVLEADLYSRARELQAVNERLRQAHAREREVALTLQEAMLPPPRPVGHRPVAVRYRPAVGALNVCGDWYELVELTDEGDRVAVAVGDVVGHGLSAACVMGQLRSALSAAVRAADGPARALDVLGLYARWVPGAESATAVQTVIDSPAHTITYSSAGHPPPVLLQPDGTVHFLDRATDPPLGARPEPVPQPQATIGFDDGATLVLYTDGLVERRTEDIDTGLDRLATALARHARLDPETLADTLLAELSPRGGPTDDTALVILRL; encoded by the coding sequence ATGGGCGGTTCGGAGCCGGAGATCGACTACAGGGCGGTCTTCCACGCCCTGCCCGGGGCGGTGATGGTGATGACGCCCGACCTGGTCGTCATCGAGGTCAACGAGGCGTTCGCCCGCATGACGGGCCGCGAGCGCGAGGAACTGCTGGGCCGGTCCCTCTTCGAGCTCTTCCCCGACAATCCCTCCGACCCCGCCGCTACGGGCGTCCGCAACCTTGAGGCGTCCCTGAGCCGCGTCGTGGATACGGCCGAGCCCGACAGCATGGCGTTGCAGCGCTACGACGTGGAGATCCCCGGCCGACCCGGCGTCTTCGAGGAGCGGTACTGGAGCCCGGTCAACGTCCCCGTGCTCGACGCGGACGGCAAGGTGGCGCTGATCGTGCAGCGGGTGGAGGAGGTCACCGAGCTGATCCGGCGCCGCGACAGCCTGGGCGGCGAGCCGGCCGACCGGCGCCAGGTCCTTGAGGCGGACCTCTACAGCCGCGCCCGGGAACTGCAGGCGGTCAACGAGCGGCTGCGTCAGGCCCACGCCCGCGAACGCGAGGTGGCCCTGACCCTCCAGGAGGCCATGCTGCCCCCGCCCCGTCCGGTCGGCCACCGGCCCGTGGCGGTGCGCTACCGGCCCGCCGTCGGCGCCCTCAACGTCTGCGGGGACTGGTACGAGCTGGTCGAGCTCACCGACGAGGGCGACCGCGTCGCCGTGGCCGTCGGCGATGTCGTCGGCCACGGGCTGTCGGCGGCCTGCGTCATGGGCCAGCTCCGCAGCGCGCTGAGCGCCGCCGTCCGCGCCGCCGACGGGCCCGCCCGCGCCCTGGACGTGCTGGGCCTGTACGCCAGGTGGGTGCCCGGCGCCGAGTCGGCCACCGCCGTCCAGACCGTCATCGACTCCCCCGCGCACACCATCACGTACAGCAGTGCCGGCCACCCGCCCCCGGTCCTGCTCCAGCCCGACGGCACCGTCCACTTCCTCGACCGGGCCACCGACCCGCCGCTGGGCGCCCGCCCCGAACCCGTCCCCCAGCCCCAGGCCACCATCGGCTTCGACGACGGCGCCACCCTCGTCCTCTATACCGACGGCCTCGTCGAACGCCGCACCGAGGACATCGACACCGGCCTCGACCGCCTCGCCACCGCGCTGGCCCGGCACGCCCGCCTCGACCCCGAGACCCTGGCCGACACCCTCCTCGCCGAACTGTCCCCGCGAGGGGGGCCCACCGACGACACGGCGCTTGTCATCCTCCGCCTTTAG
- a CDS encoding MerR family transcriptional regulator: MARVFHVTAETRLDDDDYPAYTMGRAAELIDATPAFLRALGEARLITPLRSEGGHRRYSRHQLRIAARARELVGQGTPVEAACRIVVLEDQLEEALRVNEELRNT; this comes from the coding sequence GTGGCTAGGGTTTTTCACGTGACCGCGGAAACCCGTCTCGACGATGACGACTACCCCGCCTACACCATGGGCCGCGCCGCCGAGCTGATCGACGCCACGCCCGCGTTCCTGCGGGCGCTGGGCGAGGCGCGGCTGATCACCCCACTGCGGTCCGAGGGCGGCCATCGCCGCTACTCCCGCCATCAGCTCCGGATCGCCGCCCGGGCGCGCGAGCTGGTCGGCCAGGGCACCCCGGTGGAGGCCGCCTGCCGGATCGTGGTCCTGGAGGACCAGCTCGAAGAAGCCCTGCGGGTGAACGAGGAGCTACGCAATACCTAA
- a CDS encoding cold-shock protein, whose protein sequence is MATGTVKWFNAEKGFGFIEQDGGGADVFAHYSNIAAQGFRELHEGQKVNFDVTQGQKGPQAENIVPA, encoded by the coding sequence ATGGCTACTGGCACCGTTAAGTGGTTCAACGCGGAAAAGGGTTTCGGCTTCATCGAGCAGGACGGTGGCGGCGCTGACGTCTTCGCCCACTACTCGAACATCGCCGCCCAGGGCTTCCGCGAGCTCCACGAGGGCCAGAAGGTTAACTTCGACGTCACGCAGGGCCAGAAGGGCCCGCAGGCCGAGAACATCGTTCCCGCCTGA
- a CDS encoding DEAD/DEAH box helicase, with product MNRTARTNDRYSRGSSTRTSGSSTRSAPARSSYRGNGGGGGGGSRRPSASLQGEFALPTGTSPALPAVAEFAELDMPAELLQALTAQGVTVPFPIQGATLPNTLAGRDVLGRGRTGSGKTLAFGLALLARTAGLRAEPRQPLALVLVPTRELAQQVTDALTPYARALRLRVGTVVGGMSIGRQASVLRGGVELVVATPGRLKDLIERRDCRLDRVKITVLDEADQMTDMGFMPQVTELLEQVQPGGQTMLFSATLDRNVDRLVKRFLTDPVVHSVDPSAGTITTMEHHVLHVHPADKHATTTEIAARDGKVIMFLDTKHAVDRLTKDLLASGVRAAALHGGKSQPQRTRTLAQFKDGHVSVLVATNVAARGIHVDNLDLVVNVDPPTDHKDYLHRGGRTARAGESGSVITLVVPNQRRDMDRLMSAAGITPRITQVRSGDAELTRITGAQTPSGIPVTITAPAAPDRPKRSSASSRGRRSPAGQARRNSRAA from the coding sequence ATGAACCGCACTGCCCGCACCAATGACCGATATTCCCGCGGCAGCTCCACCCGCACCAGCGGCAGCTCCACCCGCAGCGCCCCCGCCCGCAGCAGCTACCGCGGCAACGGTGGCGGCGGTGGCGGCGGCAGCCGCCGCCCCTCGGCCTCCCTCCAGGGTGAGTTCGCCCTGCCGACCGGCACCTCGCCCGCGCTTCCGGCCGTCGCGGAGTTCGCCGAGCTGGACATGCCGGCCGAGCTGCTCCAGGCCCTCACCGCCCAGGGCGTGACCGTGCCGTTCCCGATCCAGGGCGCGACGCTGCCGAACACCCTGGCCGGCCGTGACGTGCTGGGCCGCGGTCGTACGGGATCGGGCAAGACCCTGGCCTTCGGGCTGGCGCTGCTCGCCCGTACCGCCGGACTGCGCGCCGAGCCCCGCCAGCCGCTGGCCCTCGTCCTGGTCCCGACCCGGGAACTGGCGCAGCAGGTCACCGACGCGCTGACGCCGTACGCCCGTGCGCTGCGGCTGCGGGTCGGCACAGTGGTGGGCGGCATGTCGATCGGCCGCCAGGCGAGCGTGCTGCGCGGTGGCGTGGAGCTGGTCGTGGCGACGCCGGGCCGGCTCAAGGACCTCATCGAGCGCCGCGACTGCCGCCTGGACCGGGTGAAGATCACGGTGCTGGACGAGGCCGACCAGATGACGGACATGGGCTTCATGCCGCAGGTCACCGAGCTGCTGGAGCAGGTGCAGCCGGGCGGCCAGACGATGCTGTTCTCCGCGACGCTGGACCGCAACGTCGACCGGCTCGTGAAGCGCTTCCTCACCGACCCGGTGGTGCACTCGGTCGACCCCTCGGCCGGCACGATCACGACGATGGAGCACCACGTGCTGCACGTCCACCCGGCCGACAAGCACGCCACCACCACCGAGATCGCGGCCCGCGACGGCAAGGTGATCATGTTCCTGGACACCAAGCACGCCGTGGACCGGCTCACCAAGGACCTGCTGGCCAGCGGCGTCCGCGCGGCCGCCCTGCACGGCGGCAAGTCGCAGCCGCAGCGCACCCGCACCCTCGCCCAGTTCAAGGACGGGCACGTCAGCGTGCTGGTGGCCACCAATGTCGCGGCCCGCGGCATCCACGTGGACAACCTGGACCTGGTCGTCAACGTCGACCCGCCCACTGACCACAAGGACTACCTGCACCGCGGCGGCCGTACCGCCCGGGCCGGTGAGTCCGGCAGCGTCATCACCCTGGTGGTGCCCAACCAGCGCCGCGACATGGACCGCCTGATGAGCGCCGCCGGGATCACCCCGCGCATCACCCAGGTCCGCTCCGGTGACGCCGAGCTCACCCGGATCACCGGCGCCCAGACCCCCTCCGGGATCCCCGTCACGATCACCGCCCCGGCGGCCCCCGACCGCCCCAAGCGCAGCTCCGCCTCCTCGCGCGGCCGCCGCTCCCCCGCCGGTCAGGCACGCCGCAACTCCCGGGCCGCGTAA
- a CDS encoding histidine-type phosphatase, whose amino-acid sequence MKRIAASALPLAVAVTALLAGSLPAQAHTGSSGSYATKTVYEPQQSLRTYQSAPRGFVPVFTENVSRHGARAATSSEDGDLILALWDQAQSEGELTSRGKKFGPEVRSLLAAQAKIGYGQLTGLGKQEIQDTAVRLEKRLPGLFSQIAKDSEQIDVVSSGKDRAVDSGNLFAAALGDNDPAVKSLIGAPRTDPDLLYFHKSAGGAAYRAYIANDQRLATTLEKITDQPATEAAARRVLRKIFTKSFVDRISAGEFSSVGTDVEAAEAVYNLYSIAPALSAEGTWHMKRYIAPKDAAWFAYLSDAEDFYEKGPGFAGSDITYKMASVLLDDFFAKIEAKRAGTSTLGAELRFTHAEEIIPLAALMGLPGSTEQATEDDPYTYANNTWRGESVAPMTANIQWDLFRKGSTYLVRMLYNEKETAFKQGCRPVSKGSYFYDVDELERCFGRATG is encoded by the coding sequence ATGAAACGAATCGCCGCTTCCGCCCTGCCCCTTGCCGTCGCCGTCACCGCACTGCTGGCGGGCTCCCTGCCCGCGCAGGCGCACACCGGCTCGTCCGGCAGCTACGCCACCAAGACGGTTTACGAACCGCAGCAGAGTCTGCGGACGTACCAGTCCGCGCCCCGCGGGTTCGTGCCGGTGTTCACCGAGAACGTCTCCCGCCACGGTGCCCGCGCGGCGACCAGCAGCGAGGACGGCGACCTGATCCTCGCGCTGTGGGACCAGGCGCAGAGCGAGGGCGAACTGACCTCGCGCGGCAAGAAGTTCGGCCCTGAGGTGCGCTCGCTGCTGGCCGCGCAGGCGAAGATCGGCTACGGGCAGCTCACCGGGCTGGGCAAGCAGGAGATCCAGGACACCGCCGTACGGCTGGAGAAGCGGCTCCCCGGGCTCTTCTCGCAGATCGCGAAGGACTCGGAGCAGATCGACGTCGTCAGCTCCGGCAAGGACCGGGCCGTCGACAGCGGCAACCTGTTCGCCGCCGCCCTGGGCGACAACGACCCGGCGGTGAAGTCCCTGATCGGCGCCCCGAGGACCGACCCGGACCTGCTGTACTTCCACAAGTCGGCGGGCGGCGCCGCGTACCGCGCGTACATCGCCAACGACCAGCGCCTCGCCACCACCCTGGAGAAGATCACCGACCAGCCGGCGACCGAGGCCGCGGCCCGTCGCGTACTGCGGAAGATCTTCACCAAGTCCTTCGTGGACCGGATCTCCGCCGGTGAGTTCTCCTCCGTCGGCACCGACGTCGAGGCGGCGGAGGCGGTCTACAACCTCTACAGCATCGCCCCCGCGCTGAGCGCCGAGGGCACCTGGCACATGAAGCGCTACATCGCGCCCAAGGACGCCGCCTGGTTCGCGTATCTCAGCGACGCCGAGGACTTCTACGAGAAGGGCCCGGGCTTCGCGGGCAGCGACATCACCTACAAGATGGCGAGCGTCCTGCTCGACGACTTCTTCGCGAAGATCGAGGCCAAGCGGGCGGGCACCAGCACCCTGGGCGCGGAGCTGCGCTTCACCCACGCCGAGGAGATCATCCCGCTCGCGGCGCTGATGGGGCTGCCCGGCAGCACCGAGCAGGCCACGGAGGACGACCCGTACACCTACGCCAACAACACCTGGCGGGGCGAGTCGGTGGCGCCGATGACGGCGAACATCCAGTGGGACCTGTTCCGCAAGGGCAGCACGTACCTGGTGCGGATGCTCTACAACGAGAAGGAGACCGCCTTCAAGCAGGGCTGCCGTCCGGTGTCCAAGGGCAGTTACTTCTACGACGTCGACGAGCTGGAGCGCTGCTTCGGGCGCGCGACCGGCTGA
- a CDS encoding isocitrate lyase/PEP mutase family protein: MRYGQLLREEVSAPGTTPLIGIYDMYSASIAAQHYNGFFVSGFGFAASYYGLPDIGFIAWPDMVAFAERLRLAFPTHHLLVDIDDGYVDPEVACHVVRRLERAGVSGVILEDQKRPRRCGHADGKQVLPLQDYLDKLELVLRTRDDLLVVARTDATEEADILRRAAALAATDADVVLVDGVRSVDWIHRIREVTGDKPLLFNQIGGGKSPRLSLPELTDLGVDVAIYSTPCLFAAHTAIDTALTDLKRADGRLPEAPVGVQASTELLERNISRHHDPVLA; the protein is encoded by the coding sequence TTGCGCTACGGACAGCTGCTCCGCGAAGAGGTCTCTGCCCCCGGCACGACCCCACTGATCGGCATCTACGACATGTACTCGGCGTCGATCGCCGCCCAGCACTACAACGGCTTCTTCGTCTCCGGGTTCGGCTTCGCCGCCTCCTACTACGGCCTCCCCGACATCGGCTTCATCGCCTGGCCCGACATGGTGGCCTTCGCCGAGCGCCTGCGCCTGGCCTTCCCCACCCACCACCTCCTCGTCGACATCGACGACGGCTACGTCGACCCCGAGGTCGCCTGCCACGTCGTACGCCGCCTGGAGCGCGCCGGCGTCTCCGGCGTGATCCTGGAGGACCAGAAGCGCCCCCGCCGCTGCGGCCACGCCGACGGCAAGCAGGTGCTCCCCCTCCAGGACTACCTGGACAAACTGGAGCTCGTCCTGCGCACCCGCGACGACCTCCTCGTCGTCGCCCGCACCGACGCCACCGAAGAGGCCGACATCCTGCGCCGCGCCGCCGCACTGGCCGCCACCGACGCCGACGTGGTCCTCGTCGACGGCGTACGCAGCGTCGACTGGATCCACCGCATCCGCGAGGTCACCGGCGACAAGCCGCTGCTCTTCAACCAGATCGGCGGCGGCAAGTCCCCGCGCCTGTCCCTCCCCGAACTCACCGACCTCGGCGTCGATGTGGCGATCTACAGCACCCCGTGCCTCTTCGCCGCCCACACCGCCATCGACACCGCGCTGACCGACCTCAAACGCGCCGACGGGCGCCTCCCCGAGGCGCCCGTCGGCGTACAGGCCTCCACCGAACTGCTGGAGCGCAACATCAGCCGCCACCACGACCCCGTCCTGGCCTGA
- a CDS encoding MMPL family transporter, with protein MATFLYKMGRSAFRRRWLVTFLWITILTLAGVGAAAGSSSSSGSVSIPGTEAQKAFDLLKERFPGTGADGATARVVFKAPGGEKITATDNKAAVEKAVGELGSGSKLVASVTDPYVTRSVSQDGTTAYAQVTYKVKSNEMTDAARDALDGAAQTGRDAGLTVETGGDALEAQPENGVGEILGIAVAALVLVITFGSMVAAGLPLLIAIIGVGISVAGITALSGTLNLDSSTPTLAMMIGLAVGIDYALFIVSRYRTERAEGRTPEEAVGRATGTAGSAVVFAGLTVVIALAGLLVVNIPVLTKMGLAAAAAVVVAVLVALTFIPALLGFAGDRVLSRKTRKESVRTTADAKPNMGTRWASFVLRRPVAVLVTAIVGLGVIAVPATGLTLGMPDDGSQPTSTTQRKAYDMLADSFGPGFNGPLTVVVDAASADDPQAAAAKVSRAVSGLKDVTTVTPATFSKAGDTAIITVIPGSSPTSTATEDLVKAIRDKGAAAGSAAGATVLVTGQTAMNIDVSQKLSDALIPYLALVVGLAFLLLILVFRSILVPLKAALGFLLSVFASLGAVVAVFQWGWLANLFGVQETGPIMSMMPIFLVGVVFGLAMDYEVFLVTRMREAYVHGERPAQAIVTGFNHGARVVTAAAIIMISVFAGFITAHEAMVKMIGFGLAIAVLLDAFVVRMAIVPAVMALLGKSAWWLPRWLDRALPDVDIEGEQLRKHLDATDAEAVPSSGRELQDSRV; from the coding sequence ATGGCCACTTTTCTCTACAAGATGGGCCGGTCCGCCTTCCGCCGGCGCTGGCTCGTCACCTTCCTGTGGATCACGATCCTGACCCTCGCCGGAGTCGGCGCCGCCGCCGGTTCCTCGTCCTCCTCAGGCTCCGTCTCCATCCCCGGTACGGAGGCGCAGAAGGCCTTCGACCTGCTCAAGGAGCGCTTCCCGGGCACGGGCGCCGACGGGGCCACCGCCCGGGTGGTGTTCAAGGCGCCCGGCGGCGAGAAGATCACCGCCACGGACAACAAGGCGGCCGTCGAGAAGGCCGTCGGCGAGCTGGGCTCCGGATCGAAGCTGGTCGCGTCGGTCACCGACCCCTATGTGACCAGGTCCGTCAGCCAGGACGGCACGACGGCGTACGCCCAGGTCACGTACAAGGTCAAGTCCAACGAGATGACCGACGCCGCCCGGGACGCGCTCGACGGGGCCGCCCAGACCGGCCGGGACGCCGGGCTCACCGTCGAGACCGGCGGCGACGCGCTGGAGGCGCAGCCGGAGAACGGCGTCGGCGAGATCCTCGGCATCGCCGTCGCCGCATTGGTGCTGGTCATCACCTTCGGGTCGATGGTCGCCGCCGGGCTGCCACTGCTGATCGCGATCATCGGCGTCGGCATCAGCGTCGCCGGGATCACCGCGCTCAGCGGCACCCTCAACCTCGACAGCTCCACCCCGACGCTCGCCATGATGATCGGCCTCGCCGTCGGCATCGACTACGCGCTCTTCATCGTCTCCCGCTACCGCACCGAACGCGCCGAGGGCCGCACCCCCGAGGAGGCCGTCGGCCGGGCCACCGGCACCGCGGGCTCGGCGGTGGTCTTCGCCGGGCTCACCGTCGTCATCGCCCTGGCGGGGCTGCTCGTGGTCAACATCCCCGTCCTGACCAAGATGGGGCTGGCCGCCGCGGCAGCCGTGGTCGTCGCCGTGCTCGTCGCGCTCACCTTCATCCCGGCGCTGCTGGGCTTCGCCGGGGACCGGGTGCTCAGCCGTAAAACCCGCAAAGAATCCGTACGGACGACGGCCGACGCCAAGCCCAACATGGGCACGCGGTGGGCCTCCTTCGTGCTGCGCCGCCCGGTCGCGGTGCTGGTCACCGCCATCGTCGGCCTCGGCGTGATCGCGGTGCCCGCCACCGGACTGACGCTCGGCATGCCGGACGACGGCTCGCAGCCGACGTCCACCACGCAGCGCAAGGCCTACGACATGCTGGCCGACTCCTTCGGCCCTGGCTTCAACGGTCCGCTGACGGTCGTCGTGGACGCGGCCTCCGCCGACGACCCGCAGGCCGCCGCCGCGAAGGTCTCCCGGGCCGTCTCCGGTCTGAAGGACGTCACCACCGTCACCCCGGCCACCTTCAGCAAGGCCGGCGACACCGCGATCATCACCGTCATCCCCGGCTCCAGCCCCACCAGCACCGCGACCGAGGACCTGGTCAAGGCCATCCGCGACAAGGGCGCCGCGGCCGGGTCCGCCGCCGGTGCCACGGTGCTGGTCACCGGCCAGACCGCCATGAACATCGACGTCTCCCAGAAGCTCAGCGACGCCCTCATCCCCTACCTCGCGCTGGTCGTCGGCCTCGCGTTCCTCCTGCTGATCCTGGTCTTCCGCTCGATCCTGGTCCCGCTCAAGGCCGCGCTCGGCTTTCTGCTGTCCGTCTTCGCCTCGCTCGGCGCGGTCGTCGCGGTCTTCCAGTGGGGCTGGCTCGCCAACCTGTTCGGCGTCCAGGAGACCGGCCCGATCATGAGCATGATGCCGATCTTCCTGGTCGGCGTCGTCTTCGGCCTCGCCATGGACTACGAGGTCTTCCTCGTCACCCGCATGCGGGAGGCGTACGTACACGGCGAGCGGCCCGCCCAGGCGATCGTCACCGGCTTCAACCACGGGGCCAGGGTGGTCACCGCAGCCGCCATCATCATGATCTCCGTCTTCGCGGGCTTCATCACCGCCCACGAGGCCATGGTCAAGATGATCGGCTTCGGCCTCGCAATCGCCGTCCTCCTCGACGCCTTCGTCGTCCGCATGGCCATCGTCCCGGCGGTCATGGCCCTGCTCGGCAAGTCGGCCTGGTGGCTGCCGCGCTGGCTCGACAGGGCCCTGCCCGACGTGGACATCGAGGGCGAGCAGCTGCGCAAGCACCTCGACGCGACGGACGCCGAAGCGGTGCCGTCGAGCGGGCGCGAACTGCAGGACAGCCGCGTGTGA
- a CDS encoding TIGR03943 family putative permease subunit → MNRQAQAVVLFLVGGAMLHAGFTDLYLRYVKAGLRPLLLAAGFVLIAAAVATVWYERRGGEPHEEHGHGHVHREPRVSWLLVLPLFALVLVAPPALGSYSAMRTGMALQKPFGFPALPAGNPLPLSVVDYAGRAVYDHGHSLGGRRFELTGFVALDGNGEPYLTRMVLNCCAADAQPVKVGLTGRIPPILEPDTWLDVVGTYTGKRVKDPVNGSVIPFVVVSRARVVKAPADPYESPE, encoded by the coding sequence GTGAACCGGCAGGCGCAGGCGGTCGTGCTGTTCCTCGTCGGCGGGGCGATGCTGCACGCCGGCTTCACCGACCTGTATCTGCGGTACGTCAAGGCCGGGTTGCGCCCGTTGCTGCTCGCGGCGGGCTTCGTGCTGATCGCCGCCGCCGTCGCCACCGTCTGGTACGAACGGCGAGGAGGCGAGCCGCACGAGGAGCACGGCCACGGCCACGTCCACCGCGAGCCGCGGGTCTCCTGGCTCCTGGTGCTGCCGCTGTTCGCTCTCGTCCTGGTCGCCCCGCCCGCGCTGGGCTCCTACAGCGCCATGCGCACCGGCATGGCCCTGCAGAAGCCCTTCGGCTTCCCCGCCCTCCCCGCCGGGAATCCGCTCCCGCTCAGCGTCGTCGACTACGCAGGCCGCGCGGTCTACGACCACGGCCACTCCCTCGGCGGCCGGCGGTTCGAGCTGACCGGCTTCGTCGCCCTCGACGGCAACGGCGAGCCCTACCTGACCCGTATGGTCCTCAACTGCTGCGCCGCCGACGCCCAGCCGGTCAAGGTCGGCCTGACCGGCCGGATTCCGCCGATCCTGGAACCCGACACCTGGCTGGACGTCGTCGGCACGTACACCGGCAAGCGGGTCAAGGACCCCGTCAACGGCAGCGTCATCCCGTTCGTCGTGGTCAGCCGGGCCCGGGTGGTGAAGGCCCCGGCCGACCCGTACGAGAGCCCGGAGTAG